The Desulfobacterales bacterium region GCTCATCCGGATCTTCCAGCGCTTCAATCACCGTTTTGAGAAACTGAATAGCATCGGCGCCATCCAGCACGCGGTGATCGATACACAGCACAATCGGCATAATCAAACGCGGCACGATTTCGTGCTCACCATCTCCTTTATCAATCACCGCCGGCTGCAGGCGACCCTGGCCCATGCCCATAATAGCCACCTCTGGATGATTAATAATCGGCGCAAAATAGCCGCCCCCCATGGCACCGGCATTGGTGATCGTAAATGTCCCACCCTGAAGCTCCTCGAGCGCAACTTTGCGGGAGCGGGTGCGCTCGACCAGATCGTGCAATTCGATGGCAAGCTCTTTGATGCTTTTGCGGTCAACATCGCGAATCACGGGCACAATCAAACCGTTTTCCGTATTGACGGCAACGCCGATATGAAAATAATTTTTGTAAACAATCTCACCGGCAGCCACATCCAGAGTTGCATTAAACTGCGGATACATTTTAAGCGCGGTGGCAACCGCTTTGATGGCAAAGACCGTCATCGTCAGGCGGCCGCCTTCAGCCGCAATATCAGCCTTGTGTTTCTGACGGAAGGCCTCCAGCTTGGTGATATCCACCTCATCCTGGCTGGTCACATGGGGTATTTGAGACCAGGCAATCACCATCTGCTTGGCTGTCGCGCGGCGGATGGAGCGGAAAGGTTTCCTATCGACCGGGCCCCAGCGGGTAAAATCGGGCAGGGTCGGAGATGGAATGATCAAATCAGCCGTATCATCCGCCGGTGTCACTTCAGTGACAACCGGCGGGCCGGCCGCATCCGGTCCCTTTTCGGCAAAAGCGCGGACATCATCAGCGGTGATCACACCCCCGGGCCCGGTGGGAGTGACCTGTTGGAGATCAACACTCAGTTCTCTCGCCAGGCGGCGGGTCGCCGGTGATGCCGGCACCGGCCCTTTTCTTTCGCCGGCTTCGGGCATGGGGATAACTTCAGCCGTGTCAACCGTTTCTGTTGCTGCCTCTTTGGATGTGGTCGCCTCAACCGCCTCAGCTTCGTCGCCATTGCTGAAAGTCATCATCACATCCCCAACATTTACCGTATCGCCGGGTTTAACCATTACCTCGACCACGGTACCGGTAAACGGCGACGGAATTTCCACTGCGGCTTTATCGGTCTCGACCTCCAGGATAATATCGCCCTCTTTGACCTCTTGGCCCACCGAGACATGCACGGCAAGCACCTCACCCTCATGCACACCCTCGCCTAAATCCGGTAATTTAAATGCTCTGGACATGTTCCTCCTTCGCCGCAGAGCGGCGTGATATGGTGTCAGGTTTCAGTGTTCATGTGTCAGGTCACTTAATGTCAATCGAAACCTGAAATGTCTCTCGAAATGCTTGTTGTCCACAGGTTCGAAGGCCAAAATTAGGCCCTTGGGGCCAAAGACTGACACCCGAAACCTGACACCTGAAACCTTATTGAGCTGCCATCACCTTTCTGGCAGCCCTCAATATGCGCTCGGTATCGGGCAAATAGGCCTGCTCTCGGTTAAACAAAGGAATAACGATATCATATCCTGTAACTCGTTCGATGGGTGCTTCCAAATAGTAAAACGCTTTTTC contains the following coding sequences:
- a CDS encoding dihydrolipoamide acetyltransferase family protein, with the protein product MSRAFKLPDLGEGVHEGEVLAVHVSVGQEVKEGDIILEVETDKAAVEIPSPFTGTVVEVMVKPGDTVNVGDVMMTFSNGDEAEAVEATTSKEAATETVDTAEVIPMPEAGERKGPVPASPATRRLARELSVDLQQVTPTGPGGVITADDVRAFAEKGPDAAGPPVVTEVTPADDTADLIIPSPTLPDFTRWGPVDRKPFRSIRRATAKQMVIAWSQIPHVTSQDEVDITKLEAFRQKHKADIAAEGGRLTMTVFAIKAVATALKMYPQFNATLDVAAGEIVYKNYFHIGVAVNTENGLIVPVIRDVDRKSIKELAIELHDLVERTRSRKVALEELQGGTFTITNAGAMGGGYFAPIINHPEVAIMGMGQGRLQPAVIDKGDGEHEIVPRLIMPIVLCIDHRVLDGADAIQFLKTVIEALEDPDELLISMI